The Kordia sp. SMS9 genome window below encodes:
- a CDS encoding helix-turn-helix domain-containing protein, whose translation MVTHIKGYLNSSNLKEAAGAYITIPNWENKKGNYEEAIALVKKGITLAKEIQNDSILYLGYLREGVFYYEHAENTLALEAYYKAYEIAKAKKNAKRIVYTSTNIALVKIQAYDTDGAIELLLESLEKITKDPTLTNSINKLNLYVNLCVAYIHKEDYKTATVYCNEGILQNKTINDPISQAHLLSAFAEIARYNKEFEKSYQLLDEAEKVIVNVNGKESMEAFLKLYRAKSYYDEKKFQKVVDELLELEKNKEHFTLQILSLQEMYYYLAQAYTALRNSENAMKYYQKGRQIDAESNKKRIALNAKIINKFGHEELKKEIDELEKTSKRNTSLYITGITVLVFVIIGLIFYYKKQQQKNKKRFNAVMLQLEEKRQQEKLRKGQVAMNKKIVATPKRVAENTQKHKKEAVAIDAKTEKILKNLEEFEEKELFLSQDSTLVEVAKKIQTNTTYLSKVINTHKEKSFTAYITDLRVEYAIERLSIDRKFRSFTIGAIAQEIGFKRSESFSKAFKLKTGLYPSYFIKELEKQ comes from the coding sequence GTGGTAACTCATATAAAGGGTTATTTAAATTCTAGTAACTTAAAAGAAGCTGCTGGCGCGTATATTACCATTCCAAATTGGGAAAATAAAAAAGGAAATTATGAAGAAGCCATTGCGCTGGTAAAGAAAGGAATAACCCTAGCCAAAGAAATCCAAAATGATAGTATTTTATACTTAGGATATTTGCGTGAAGGAGTTTTTTATTATGAACATGCAGAGAATACACTGGCATTAGAAGCATATTACAAAGCTTATGAAATTGCAAAAGCAAAGAAAAATGCTAAAAGAATCGTTTATACATCGACCAACATAGCGTTAGTCAAAATACAGGCCTACGATACAGATGGAGCCATTGAACTGTTGTTAGAAAGTTTAGAAAAAATAACAAAAGATCCAACATTAACCAACAGTATAAATAAACTCAATCTTTATGTAAACTTATGTGTAGCTTATATACATAAAGAGGACTACAAAACCGCTACTGTATATTGCAATGAAGGAATTTTACAAAATAAAACGATCAATGACCCAATTTCGCAGGCACATTTATTATCAGCTTTTGCAGAAATAGCCAGATATAATAAAGAATTTGAAAAGAGTTATCAATTATTAGATGAAGCGGAAAAAGTGATTGTAAATGTGAACGGAAAAGAAAGTATGGAAGCATTTCTAAAACTATATAGGGCGAAGTCGTATTATGATGAAAAAAAGTTTCAAAAAGTAGTGGACGAACTTCTTGAGCTGGAAAAAAACAAGGAACATTTTACATTACAAATTCTCAGTTTACAAGAAATGTACTATTACCTAGCGCAAGCATATACAGCGTTGAGAAATAGTGAAAATGCTATGAAATATTATCAAAAAGGACGGCAAATAGATGCAGAAAGTAATAAGAAAAGAATTGCACTAAATGCAAAGATCATAAATAAATTTGGTCATGAAGAATTAAAAAAAGAAATTGATGAGTTAGAAAAAACGTCAAAGCGCAATACGTCTCTGTACATTACGGGTATTACAGTATTAGTTTTCGTAATTATAGGATTGATATTTTACTACAAAAAGCAACAACAAAAAAACAAAAAACGCTTTAATGCGGTCATGCTTCAATTGGAAGAAAAGCGTCAGCAGGAAAAACTGCGAAAAGGACAGGTTGCAATGAACAAAAAAATAGTAGCTACACCTAAAAGAGTAGCAGAAAACACACAAAAACATAAAAAAGAAGCGGTAGCGATAGATGCAAAAACGGAAAAGATTTTAAAGAACTTGGAAGAGTTTGAAGAAAAAGAACTGTTTTTAAGTCAAGATAGTACTTTAGTAGAAGTGGCTAAAAAAATACAAACCAACACCACCTATTTATCTAAGGTTATCAATACACATAAAGAAAAATCATTTACAGCATACATTACGGATTTACGAGTAGAATATGCTATTGAAAGATTGTCGATTGATCGCAAATTTAGGTCATTTACCATTGGAGCTATTGCACAAGAAATTGGTTTTAAACGTTCTGAATCATTTTCGAAAGCCTTTAAATTAAAAACAGGGTTATATCCTTCATACTTTATTAAAGAGCTTGAAAAACAGTAA
- a CDS encoding ATP-binding protein, producing the protein MIKNVFKNLGALEPFEIRNSSITLCLGAPSTYAYLELMKYYNPEIVLPFYGNIFFALLFLLVGVSVNLKSKFILQHYGWFVFWSTMAFQHYLTYTAYLNDFSLDILLVTYVFIFGSVLLLSNRILVLVYSTTETIHLAYAVFISDLDVVSESAILLSTMAIFVCSFWMMNGFIRYRKKMEVMNLSLEDTVKKRTLDLEIRAKELLDKNKDLEEFAYVVSHDLKRPLRNIYTLTDWLSEDDDEQLNATAMKSLQQIKTQVTQMDLLVEGILNYSLQADNEQAMKEVNLHTLVKRIINNISSENISITMEKKLPRIVCNESQMQQVFWNLLQNAIKHNDKEKIEISINYEVNKVRHKFFIKDNGPGIGEKYHTKIFELFQKLRSDMDGEAIGIGLALVKKIVERNEGKIYVKSAEGNGATFIFSLPKNN; encoded by the coding sequence ATGATAAAAAACGTATTCAAAAATTTAGGCGCTTTAGAGCCGTTTGAAATCAGAAATAGCAGTATTACGCTATGTTTGGGTGCGCCAAGTACGTATGCTTATTTGGAATTGATGAAATATTACAATCCAGAAATTGTACTACCTTTTTATGGAAATATATTTTTTGCACTGCTTTTTTTATTGGTTGGTGTTTCCGTAAACTTAAAATCAAAATTTATCTTACAACATTATGGTTGGTTTGTATTTTGGTCAACGATGGCGTTTCAACATTACCTCACGTATACTGCGTATTTAAATGACTTTTCGCTAGATATTTTATTGGTTACCTATGTTTTTATCTTTGGTTCCGTGTTGTTGTTAAGTAATCGAATTTTAGTGTTGGTGTATAGTACCACAGAAACAATTCATTTGGCGTATGCGGTATTTATTTCAGATTTAGATGTGGTTTCCGAAAGTGCTATTTTACTGTCTACAATGGCAATTTTTGTCTGTTCTTTTTGGATGATGAATGGATTTATCCGCTACCGTAAAAAGATGGAAGTGATGAATTTATCCCTAGAAGATACCGTAAAAAAACGTACGTTAGATTTGGAAATTCGTGCGAAAGAATTGTTAGATAAAAATAAAGATTTGGAAGAGTTTGCCTATGTGGTTTCTCATGATTTAAAACGTCCATTGCGCAATATTTATACTTTGACCGATTGGCTTTCAGAAGATGATGACGAACAACTCAATGCTACAGCCATGAAGAGTTTGCAACAAATAAAAACGCAAGTTACGCAAATGGATTTGCTCGTAGAAGGTATTTTAAACTATTCGCTTCAAGCAGATAATGAGCAAGCGATGAAAGAGGTAAATTTACACACATTGGTGAAGCGTATTATAAATAATATATCTTCTGAGAACATCTCCATTACCATGGAAAAAAAGCTACCTAGAATTGTGTGTAACGAGTCGCAAATGCAGCAAGTATTTTGGAATTTGCTTCAAAATGCCATCAAACATAATGACAAGGAGAAGATTGAAATTTCCATCAATTATGAAGTGAATAAAGTGCGCCATAAGTTTTTTATTAAAGACAATGGTCCGGGAATTGGAGAAAAGTATCACACAAAAATCTTTGAGTTGTTTCAAAAACTACGATCCGACATGGATGGTGAAGCCATTGGAATTGGGTTAGCACTCGTTAAAAAAATTGTTGAACGCAACGAAGGTAAAATTTATGTAAAAAGCGCTGAAGGAAATGGTGCGACCTTTATTTTCAGTCTTCCCAAAAATAACTAG
- a CDS encoding ATP-binding protein gives MTKVLKYLKDIGRLERFEITNSSNTFLLAGPSTYMYVLLMLYYNPDLIIPYRGEIVFSVWFVLVGIIPYFKNKFLDEAYGWITFVSLMIFQYYLTYTTALNNFSLDYLLVTYVFIFGAVLLLSNRLLVIIFSASQLVHLSYRVYYSDLDAVSESAILISMSTIFIFSFLVMNGLIRYRKKLEAINVELEARIEQRTEDLENRAKELLRKNKDLEEFAYVVSHDLKRPLRNIYTLTDWLTDDTEYQFNQETNQSLRLIKEQVTQMDLLVEGILNYSLQMDKERNVSTVNAQSLVNRIITVNASENVEILVKNKLPKITFNESQLLQVFQNLIQNAIKHNDKDLVEIHINYQQTAAGHQFTIQDNGPGIAEKYHKKIFELFQKLEVKSEVDSIGIGLALVKKIIERNGGTITVQSELGKGTAFIFTIPSQITS, from the coding sequence TTGACAAAAGTTTTAAAATATCTCAAAGATATTGGGCGACTTGAACGTTTTGAAATAACAAACAGTAGTAATACCTTTCTACTTGCTGGGCCAAGCACTTACATGTATGTATTGCTGATGCTGTATTACAATCCCGATCTTATAATTCCGTATCGTGGAGAAATTGTATTTTCTGTATGGTTTGTGTTGGTGGGAATTATTCCGTATTTCAAAAACAAATTCCTAGATGAAGCATACGGCTGGATTACGTTTGTAAGTCTGATGATTTTTCAATATTATCTTACGTATACAACTGCGTTGAACAACTTTTCACTGGATTATCTGCTAGTGACCTATGTATTTATTTTTGGAGCTGTTTTATTGTTGAGCAATCGTTTGTTGGTCATTATTTTTAGTGCTTCTCAGTTGGTGCATTTGTCATATCGAGTGTATTATTCAGATTTAGATGCTGTTTCTGAAAGTGCTATTTTGATTTCTATGAGTACCATTTTTATCTTTTCTTTTTTGGTGATGAACGGACTGATTCGTTACCGGAAAAAGCTAGAAGCGATCAATGTCGAATTGGAAGCACGTATTGAACAACGTACAGAAGATTTGGAAAATAGAGCGAAAGAATTACTCCGGAAAAATAAGGATTTGGAAGAGTTTGCCTATGTTGTTTCACACGATTTAAAACGTCCGTTGCGAAATATTTATACCTTAACCGATTGGCTTACCGATGATACCGAATATCAATTCAACCAAGAAACCAATCAAAGCTTACGATTGATCAAAGAGCAAGTCACACAAATGGATTTGTTGGTTGAAGGAATTTTGAATTATTCCTTGCAGATGGACAAGGAACGCAACGTAAGTACTGTAAATGCGCAATCATTAGTCAACAGAATTATCACGGTAAATGCTAGCGAAAACGTAGAGATTCTTGTAAAAAATAAATTACCAAAAATTACGTTTAACGAATCGCAATTGCTACAGGTTTTTCAGAATTTGATTCAAAATGCCATCAAACACAATGACAAAGATTTGGTGGAAATTCATATCAACTACCAACAAACAGCCGCGGGACATCAATTTACCATACAAGATAATGGTCCTGGAATTGCTGAAAAGTATCACAAGAAAATCTTTGAGTTGTTTCAAAAATTAGAAGTCAAATCGGAAGTAGATTCTATCGGAATTGGCTTGGCTTTGGTTAAAAAAATTATTGAACGCAATGGCGGCACAATTACGGTTCAAAGTGAATTAGGCAAAGGAACCGCGTTTATTTTTACCATCCCATCACAAATCACCTCATGA
- a CDS encoding transcriptional regulator → MSIINNINKAFDHRIRLGIMSILMVNEYADFKMLKELLSITDGNLASHAKALEKVEYIKVEKQFIGRKPNTRYSATKLGKIEFKKHIEALEQLIRKSE, encoded by the coding sequence GTGAGTATTATAAACAACATAAATAAAGCATTTGATCACCGAATTCGTTTGGGCATTATGTCCATTTTAATGGTGAACGAATACGCCGATTTTAAAATGCTGAAAGAATTGCTTTCTATCACAGACGGAAACTTGGCAAGTCATGCAAAAGCATTGGAAAAAGTGGAATATATTAAGGTGGAAAAACAATTTATCGGGCGAAAGCCAAATACACGATATAGCGCCACAAAGTTAGGAAAAATTGAATTTAAGAAACATATTGAAGCTTTGGAACAACTCATCCGCAAAAGCGAATAA
- the creD gene encoding cell envelope integrity protein CreD yields the protein MNIHQTDTKQKNVWIWFKTSITARLILMSALTLLLMIPLTLIQDLIQERKIRQQSVVNELNAKWGNEVLLYGPILKVPYKTYEESVKFNEITQQTEKYRKTIIQHAYFFPKTLDINTDVQTIPKKRNNFDTTVFTAAMNTSGSFDIPDFSMKAVAKEDIVWNKATLVIKTTNLKGLKSEVKLNLNGNTYNFETLPNTKTNLNSLESSYIALDDLPSEASRSFNFKLSYNGSRSIRFIPIGKVTNVQMTSDWQHPKHTGSFITQSKRTLDDGGFEANWKLLHTNRSFSQQYFVVLPNLLNYAFGTDFIIPVDEYQQSERAAKYGFLVIGLTFLIFFLIQTLSKISIHPFQYLMIGIALVMFYTLLISISEHSSFLKAYLIAGIAVIVMITLYSKSILKNFKFPIFIGASLTALYSFIYVIIQLEDYALLVGSIGLFLILGVVMYVSRKIDWQFDMEKAVVV from the coding sequence ATGAACATACATCAAACAGACACAAAACAAAAAAACGTATGGATTTGGTTTAAAACCTCCATTACTGCGAGACTCATATTGATGAGCGCATTGACGTTATTACTCATGATTCCGCTGACACTGATTCAAGATTTGATCCAAGAACGCAAAATCCGACAGCAAAGCGTAGTCAATGAATTGAATGCTAAATGGGGAAATGAAGTCCTTTTGTACGGTCCCATTTTGAAAGTTCCGTATAAAACGTATGAAGAATCTGTAAAATTCAACGAAATCACGCAGCAAACGGAAAAGTATCGAAAAACGATCATCCAACACGCCTATTTTTTTCCAAAAACGTTAGACATTAACACGGATGTACAAACCATTCCTAAGAAGCGAAATAACTTTGATACCACCGTGTTTACCGCAGCTATGAATACTTCGGGTAGCTTTGATATTCCTGATTTTTCTATGAAAGCAGTGGCGAAAGAAGATATTGTGTGGAACAAAGCAACACTTGTTATTAAAACGACAAATTTAAAAGGATTGAAAAGTGAAGTAAAACTTAATTTGAACGGAAATACCTATAATTTTGAAACGTTGCCAAATACCAAAACAAATCTAAATTCACTTGAAAGTTCTTATATCGCTTTGGACGATTTGCCTTCGGAAGCTTCACGTAGTTTCAATTTTAAGCTTTCCTATAATGGTAGCAGAAGCATTCGTTTTATTCCGATTGGAAAGGTAACCAATGTACAAATGACTTCCGATTGGCAGCATCCGAAACATACAGGAAGTTTTATCACGCAAAGCAAACGCACACTTGATGATGGTGGTTTTGAAGCCAATTGGAAACTATTGCACACCAATCGTTCGTTTTCGCAGCAATATTTTGTAGTCTTGCCCAACTTACTGAATTATGCTTTTGGCACCGATTTTATCATTCCCGTAGACGAATATCAACAAAGTGAACGTGCCGCCAAATATGGTTTTTTAGTCATCGGATTGACATTTTTGATCTTTTTCCTCATTCAAACGTTGAGTAAAATTTCTATTCATCCATTTCAATATTTAATGATCGGAATTGCGCTCGTTATGTTTTACACGTTGCTGATTTCCATTTCAGAACATAGTAGTTTCTTAAAAGCCTATTTAATTGCAGGAATTGCCGTCATCGTTATGATTACGCTGTATTCTAAATCCATCTTAAAAAACTTCAAATTTCCCATCTTTATTGGTGCATCGCTTACTGCTTTGTACAGCTTTATTTATGTGATTATTCAATTGGAAGATTATGCTTTGTTGGTAGGAAGCATTGGTTTGTTCCTCATTTTGGGAGTTGTCATGTATGTTTCTAGAAAAATCGATTGGCAATTTGATATGGAAAAGGCTGTGGTTGTGTAG